A genomic window from Populus nigra chromosome 7, ddPopNigr1.1, whole genome shotgun sequence includes:
- the LOC133699069 gene encoding homeobox-leucine zipper protein MERISTEM L1-like, which yields MFQANMFEGHHMFDMAPKSSENDSSKLKDDDYETKSGTETMEAQSGDDQDPSEQHPKKKRYHRHTQRQIQDMEAFFKECPHPDDKQRKELSRELGLEPLQVKFWFQNKRTQMKAQHERSENSILKAENERLRAENNRYKEALRNASCPNCGGPAALGEMSFDEQHLRIENVRLREEIDRISGIAAKYVGKPLSSLSNLSPHLPSRSLDLGVSNFGAQSGFVGEMFGATDLLRSVTGPTEADKSMIVEIAVAAMEELMRIAQAGEPLWIQGENNTEMLNEEEYLRTFTRGIGPKPLGMRSEASRESAVVIMNHVNLVEILMDANQWSTIFCGIVSRAMTLEVLSTGVAGNYNGALQVMTAEFQVPSPIVPTRENYFVRYCKQHTDGTWAVVDVSLDSLRPSLLSKCRRRPSGCLIQELPNGYSKVVWVEHIEVDDRSVQNTYRPLVNSGLAFGAKRWVGTLDRQCERLASSMAINIPTGDLCVITTAEGRKSMLKLAERMVMSFCTGVGASTAHAWTTLSATGSDDVRVMTRKSMDDPGRPPGIVLSAATSFWIPVQSKRMFDFLRNENHRSEWDILSNGGEVQEMAHIANGRDPGNCVSLLRVNSANSSQSNMLILQESCTDSTGSYVIYAPVDISAMNIVLSGGDPDYVALLPSGFAILPDGPGYGSAGILDVGSGGSLLTVAFQILVDSVPTAKLSLGSVATVNSLIKCTVERIKAAVMCDNA from the exons ATGTTCCAAGCAAATATGTTTGAGGGCCATCACATGTTTGATATGGCTCCCAAAAGCTCTGAAAATGACTCGAGCAAGCTCAAAGATGATGACTATGAGACCAAATCGGGCACCGAAACTATGGAAGCTCAGTCCGGTGATGACCAAGATCCCAGTGAACAACACCCCAAAAAGAAGCGTTATCATCGCCATACACAGCGTCAAATCCAGGACATGGAAGC TTTCTTCAAGGAATGCCCTCATCCTGACGACAAGCAACGGAAGGAGCTCAGCCGTGAGCTAGGTTTAGAGCCATTGCAAGTCAAATTTTGGTTCCAAAACAAGCGCACTCAAATGAAG GCTCAACATGAACGCAGTGAGAATTCAATTCTTAAGGCTGAGAATGAAAGACTTCGTGCGGAGAACAATAGGTACAAGGAAGCCCTACGTAATGCTTCATGCCCTAACTGTGGTGGTCCAGCTGCTCTTGGTGAGATGTCTTTTGATGAGCAGCATTTGAGGATTGAGAATGTTCGTCTAAGAGAAGAG ATTGACAGGATTTCTGGAATTGCTGCCAAGTATGTTGGCAAGCCTTTATCTTCTCTTTCCAACCTTTCTCCTCATTTACCGTCCCGGTCTCTTGATCTCGGAGTTAGCAATTTTGGGGCACAGTCGGGTTTCGTAGGGGAGATGTTTGGAGCTACTGATCTTCTCAGATCAGTCACTGGACCTACTGAGGCAGACAAATCAATGATAGTTGAAATCGCGGTTGCAGCAATGGAGGAACTAATGAGAATAGCTCAGGCTGGAGAACCCTTGTGGATTCAAGGAGAGAACAATACTGAGATGCTCAATGAAGAGGAATATTTGAGAACTTTCACTAGGGGAATTGGACCAAAACCTTTAGGAATGAGATCTGAAGCTTCCAGGGAATCCGCAGTTGTTATCATGAATCATGTTAATCTTGTTGAGATTCTTATGGACGCG AATCAATGGTCAACTATTTTCTGTGGTATTGTATCAAGAGCAATGACCCTGGAAGTCCTATCAACAGGAGTGGCAGGGAACTATAATGGAGCATTACAAGTG ATGACAGCTGAGTTTCAAGTACCTTCCCCAATTGTTCCTACACGAGAAAATTACTTTGTGAGGTACTGCAAACAGCATACCGATGGGACTTGGGCAGTGGTAGATGTTTCCTTGGACAGTTTACGCCCTAGTCTGCTGTCGAAATGTAGAAGAAGGCCATCAGGTTGCTTGATCCAAGAATTGCCAAATGGTTATTCAAAG GTCGTCTGGGTTGAACACATTGAAGTGGATGATAGATCTGTTCAAAATACATACAGACCACTAGTCAACTCTGGTCTTGCTTTTGGAGCAAAACGTTGGGTGGGAACACTAGATCGACAATGCGAACGTCTTGCAAGCTCGATGGCCATTAACATTCCAACTGGAGATCTCTGTG TGATAACAACCGCTGAAGGGAGGAAAAGTATGCTGAAGCTGGCCGAGAGAATGGTGATGAGTTTTTGCACTGGAGTTGGTGCTTCTACTGCACATGCATGGACGACATTGTCCGCAACTGGTTCTGATGATGTGAGAGTAATGACCAGAAAGAGTATGGATGATCCAGGCAGGCCTCCTGGTATTGTGCTTAGTGCTGCCACTTCCTTCTGGATTCCAGTTCAATCCAAGAGGATGTTTGATTTCCTTAGAAATGAGAATCATCGAAGTGAG TGGGATATCCTTTCGAACGGCGGCGAAGTTCAAGAAATGGCTCATATAGCTAATGGACGTGATCCTGGAAATTGCGTCTCTTTACTCCGTGTCAAT AGCGCAAATTCAAGCCAGAGCAACATGCTGATATTGCAAGAGAGCTGCACTGATTCTACAGGCTCATATGTGATTTATGCACCAGTGGACATTTCGGCCATGAACATAGTCCTAAGCGGTGGAGACCCAGATTATGTTGCCCTGCTTCCATCGGGTTTTGCTATACTCCCTGATGGACCAGGATATGGCTCTGCAGGAATTCTTGATGTTGGGTCCGGTGGCTCTCTACTGACTGTTGCATTTCAGATATTAGTTGATTCAGTCCCAACAGCAAAACTTTCGCTCGGATCAGTAGCAACTGTAAACAGTCTAATTAAGTGCACAGTTGAAAGGATTAAGGCTGCAGTAATGTGTGACAATGCCTGA